From a region of the Mauremys mutica isolate MM-2020 ecotype Southern chromosome 12, ASM2049712v1, whole genome shotgun sequence genome:
- the LOC123346928 gene encoding iron-sulfur cluster assembly 2 homolog, mitochondrial-like produces MRRDSLGPGAGPGVASSSLSPTLLRLVRTPPCSQNGAYVPSIRVQWASSSSKPGQPVSDSSEGQIYLSNSCVKRLLEIIEGSEFLRLQVEGGGCSGFQYKFSLDTVINPDDRLFEQGGARVVVDVDSLAFVKGAMVDFSQELIRNSFQVVTNPQAEKGCSCGTSFSVRL; encoded by the coding sequence ATGCGCAGGGACTCGCTAGGGCCCGGTGCCGGGCCAGGAgttgccagcagcagcctttctccTACTTTACTGCGCCTAGTGAGAACACCACCCTGTTCTCAGAATGGAGCCTATGTACCAAGCATCAGGGTGCAGTGGGCATCATCCTCTTCTAAGCCAGGGCAACCAGTGTCTGACTCTAGCGAGGGACAGATCTACCTCAGCAACAGCTGTGTGAAGAGGCTGCTGGAGATTATAGAAGGGTCTGAGTTTCTCAggctgcaggtggagggaggtggCTGCTCTGGATTCCAGTACAAGTTTTCCTTGGACACAGTTATCAATCCTGATGACAGGTTGTTTGAACAAGGTGGTGCTCGTGTTGTTGTGGATGTGGACAGCCTGGCCTTTGTGAAAGGTGCAATGGTGGATTTCAGCCAGGAGCTAATCCGCAACTCATTCCAGGTGGTGACCAATCCACAGGCTGAGAAGGGCTGCTCGTGTGGAACATCCTTCTCTGTCAGACTCTGA
- the LOC123346929 gene encoding olfactory receptor 11L1-like, producing MHLIDKAEEDNRTIITEFILLGFGNLHELQILLFLVFLVIYIVTMSGNILIVALVVADQHLHTPMYFFLGNLSCLETCYTSTILPRLLVSLLTGDRTISVSGCFAQFYCFGCLVTTECYLLAAMSYDRYLAICKPLRYAALMNGRLCLQLAVGSWISGFLICVIMTCFMSQLTFCGPNEIDHFFCDFSPMLKLSCSDTSMITLVSVILTSLDSPCSFLLTVTSYICIIAATLRIPSTTGRQKAFSTCSSHLIVVTVFYGTLMTVYLLPKTNTLKALNKVFSVFYTVLTPMLNPLIYSLRNKEVKEALRKVIR from the coding sequence ATGCACCTCATAGACAAAGCAGAAGAGGACAATCGAACGAtcatcacagaattcatcctcctgggattcggGAATCTCCATGAACTGCAGATCCTTCTCTTCCTGGTTTTCCTGGTGATCTACATTGTGACCATgtctgggaacatcctcatcgttgcgctagttgtggctgatcagcaccttcacacccccatgtacttcttcctggggaacttgtcctgcctggagacctgctacacctcaaCCATCCTGCCCAGGTTACTGGTCAGTCTCCTGACTGGAGacagaaccatttctgtcagTGGCTGTTTTGCACAGTTTTATTGCTTTGGTTGTTTGGTAACTACAGAATGTTATCTCCTAGCAgcaatgtcttatgatcggtatttagcgatatgtAAACCCCTGCGTTATGCAGCCCTGATGAATGGCAGGTTGTGCCTCCAGCTAGCAGTGGGGTCTTGGATAAGTGGATTTCTAATTTGTGTAATAATGACGTGTTTTATGTCACAATTAAcattctgtggccccaatgaaattgaccatttcttttgtgatttttctCCAATGCTAAagctctcctgcagtgacaccagcATGATCACACTGGTTAGTGTAATACTCACCTCCCTAGACTCACCTTGCTCATTTCTATTAACTGTGACATCCTATATTTGTATCATTGCTGCTAcgctgagaatcccttccactaccgggaggcaaaaggccttttccacctgctcgtctcacctcattgtggttaCAGTTTTCTATGGGACCCTAATGACTGTGTATCTGCTACCAAAAACCAATACACTGAAAGCCCTGaacaaagtgttctctgtcttctacacagtcctgactcccatgctcaaccccctcatctacagcctgcgAAACAAAGAGGTGAAGGAGGCCCTGAGAAAAGTCATCCGGTAA